One genomic region from Hyalangium ruber encodes:
- the gcvH gene encoding glycine cleavage system protein GcvH, with protein MSDIPKDLKYTKDHEWARQQGNTVIIGVTAHAQEALGDVVYVELPKVGSTLTAGKQFGVIESTKAVSELFAPLSGKVVKVNDVLSDNPQTVNADPYGSGWIVEIEPSDAQQLGELMDAAAYETLVKKA; from the coding sequence ATGTCCGACATCCCCAAGGACCTGAAGTACACCAAGGACCACGAGTGGGCCCGCCAGCAGGGCAACACGGTCATCATCGGCGTCACCGCTCACGCGCAGGAGGCGCTGGGGGACGTGGTGTACGTGGAGCTGCCCAAGGTGGGCTCCACCCTCACGGCGGGTAAGCAGTTCGGCGTCATCGAGTCCACCAAGGCGGTGTCCGAGCTGTTCGCACCCCTCAGCGGCAAGGTGGTGAAGGTGAACGACGTGCTTTCCGACAACCCGCAGACGGTGAACGCGGACCCCTACGGCAGCGGCTGGATCGTCGAGATCGAGCCCTCGGATGCCCAGCAGCTGGGCGAGCTCATGGACGCCGCGGCCTACGAAACCCTGGTCAAGAAGGCCTAG
- the gcvT gene encoding glycine cleavage system aminomethyltransferase GcvT has translation MARRTPLNEAHRKLGARMVDFAGWDMPVQYSSILGEHETVRTAVGLFDVSHMGEIEFSGPGALEAANRLISNDLARCKDGQAVYAGLLNEQGTFVDDVVAYRFSPERIFICVNSSNREKDFAWMREHAQGVKPVDRGDDYAQIAVQGPKAEGLVQRLTKTNVSKAQVDTYRFTEGEVAGVKCIISRTGYTGEDGFELYCAPNDAEKLWNALLEGGQADGVKPCGLGARDSLRTEMKYALYGNDIDDAHTALEAGLGWIVKLDKPGGFIGKQALEKQKAEGLKRKLVGFELTGSGIPRHGYPILKDGQRVGEVTSGTMGPSVKKPIGMGYVPTELAAEGSTFEVEIRGRSVAAQVVKTPFWKKP, from the coding sequence ACGAGGCCCATCGCAAGTTGGGCGCTCGAATGGTCGACTTCGCGGGCTGGGACATGCCCGTCCAGTACTCTTCCATCCTCGGCGAGCACGAGACCGTGCGCACCGCCGTGGGGCTCTTCGACGTGTCCCATATGGGCGAGATCGAGTTCTCCGGTCCCGGCGCCCTGGAGGCGGCCAACCGGCTCATCTCCAATGATCTCGCCCGGTGCAAGGACGGGCAGGCGGTCTACGCGGGGTTGCTCAACGAGCAGGGCACCTTCGTGGACGACGTCGTCGCCTACCGCTTCTCCCCTGAGCGCATCTTCATCTGCGTCAACTCCTCCAACCGCGAGAAGGACTTCGCCTGGATGCGCGAGCACGCCCAGGGCGTGAAGCCCGTGGACCGGGGAGACGACTACGCGCAGATCGCCGTGCAGGGCCCCAAGGCCGAGGGCCTGGTGCAGCGCCTGACGAAGACGAACGTGTCCAAGGCCCAGGTGGACACCTACCGCTTCACCGAGGGCGAGGTGGCGGGCGTCAAGTGCATCATCTCCCGCACCGGCTACACCGGCGAGGACGGGTTCGAGCTGTACTGCGCGCCCAACGACGCGGAGAAGCTCTGGAACGCACTGCTGGAGGGAGGCCAGGCGGACGGCGTGAAGCCGTGCGGCCTGGGCGCCCGCGACAGCCTGCGCACGGAGATGAAGTACGCGCTCTATGGCAACGACATCGACGATGCCCATACCGCGTTGGAGGCGGGTCTGGGCTGGATCGTCAAACTCGACAAGCCCGGCGGCTTCATCGGCAAGCAGGCCCTGGAGAAGCAGAAGGCCGAGGGCCTCAAGCGCAAGCTGGTGGGCTTCGAGCTGACGGGCAGCGGCATTCCGCGCCATGGCTACCCCATCCTCAAGGATGGGCAGCGGGTGGGCGAGGTGACCAGCGGCACGATGGGCCCCTCGGTGAAGAAGCCGATTGGCATGGGCTACGTGCCCACCGAGCTGGCGGCCGAGGGCTCCACCTTCGAGGTGGAGATCCGTGGCCGCTCCGTGGCCGCCCAGGTCGTGAAGACCCCTTTCTGGAAAAAGCCGTAG